A region of Nitrospinota bacterium DNA encodes the following proteins:
- a CDS encoding amphi-Trp domain-containing protein: protein MKERPMAMEEQGEFEFESYQDREAIAKLLKEIVDGLSAGLLFLGSKKSHIYLELADMVKVKAEGSPKEGFYRLKVKLEWKERQARA, encoded by the coding sequence GTGAAAGAACGGCCGATGGCCATGGAAGAGCAAGGCGAGTTCGAGTTTGAGTCGTATCAGGACCGGGAGGCCATAGCCAAGCTCCTCAAGGAAATTGTGGATGGCCTTTCAGCGGGTCTTCTGTTCCTGGGCTCCAAAAAGAGCCACATTTACCTGGAATTGGCGGACATGGTGAAGGTTAAGGCTGAAGGAAGCCCGAAAGAGGGCTTCTACCGGCTCAAAGTGAAACTGGAGTGGAAAGAGAGGCAGGCCCGAGCCTAG
- a CDS encoding amphi-Trp domain-containing protein encodes MSKENEFNYDAELHKDAVVRYLGALVEGFGSGKLTMGSKDRQLSMEPAGLIKVEVEAKRKDGKAKLKLSFSWRDEKKPSAEDGIFIKSGAVE; translated from the coding sequence ATGTCAAAGGAAAACGAGTTTAACTACGACGCTGAACTTCACAAAGACGCTGTGGTGCGCTACCTGGGCGCGCTGGTGGAAGGGTTTGGAAGCGGCAAGCTTACCATGGGATCCAAGGACAGGCAGTTGAGCATGGAGCCGGCCGGTTTGATCAAGGTGGAGGTGGAAGCCAAGCGCAAAGACGGCAAGGCCAAGCTAAAACTCTCGTTCTCCTGGAGGGACGAGAAAAAGCCCTCGGCGGAAGACGGCATTTTCATAAAGAGCGGCGCGGTTGAGTGA
- a CDS encoding prolipoprotein diacylglyceryl transferase: protein MNGVFIAGLALVSGMALAWGFRNLPGERWQMIASAPARKIGEGQWEGVNFTWYGFLTATAYASAVALFIILYGSLGASFTGAVVFIILTLLVCAPASKIVARIVEGKLHTFTVGGAVFTGIIVCPWLAVGVDRLFSETPAGGLPVLPAISAAAVAYSFGEGIGRLACLSFGCCYGVSLSSLSPWSQKTLKGLGMIFHGKTKKIAYEGGLEGVPVAPVQAMTSVIYMTQAVLSSWLFLNAYFMEAFIVSITVTQFWRVFSETLRADYRGGGKISAYQIMGIVAPFYAALVMWLIGQPPDVGNIDAARGLLTLWDPWVILFLQSIWLAAFFYTGKSRVTASRLSFYVRMDCV, encoded by the coding sequence ATGAATGGCGTGTTCATAGCCGGGCTGGCGCTGGTTTCGGGTATGGCCCTGGCATGGGGCTTCCGCAACCTTCCCGGCGAACGCTGGCAGATGATCGCCTCGGCCCCGGCGCGCAAGATAGGCGAGGGGCAGTGGGAAGGGGTCAATTTCACCTGGTACGGTTTCCTTACAGCCACGGCGTACGCCTCCGCCGTGGCTCTTTTTATAATCCTCTACGGCTCTCTTGGCGCCTCGTTCACCGGGGCCGTGGTCTTCATAATACTTACGCTTCTTGTGTGCGCCCCGGCCTCAAAAATAGTGGCCAGAATTGTGGAAGGGAAACTCCACACCTTCACGGTGGGCGGGGCGGTGTTCACCGGTATCATCGTTTGCCCCTGGCTTGCCGTGGGGGTGGACAGGCTGTTCAGTGAAACTCCCGCTGGTGGTTTGCCGGTCCTGCCCGCTATTTCAGCGGCGGCGGTGGCCTATTCCTTCGGCGAGGGGATAGGCAGGCTGGCCTGTTTGAGTTTCGGGTGCTGTTACGGGGTATCCTTGTCTTCGCTAAGTCCATGGAGCCAAAAGACACTGAAAGGGCTGGGCATGATCTTCCACGGTAAAACCAAGAAGATCGCCTATGAGGGCGGGCTGGAAGGCGTCCCCGTGGCTCCAGTGCAGGCAATGACCTCGGTGATTTACATGACCCAGGCTGTCCTTTCCTCCTGGCTGTTCCTCAACGCCTATTTCATGGAGGCGTTCATAGTATCCATAACCGTCACCCAGTTTTGGCGGGTCTTTTCGGAAACCCTACGGGCCGACTACCGGGGCGGCGGGAAGATATCGGCCTACCAGATCATGGGTATAGTGGCGCCGTTTTACGCGGCCCTGGTAATGTGGCTTATCGGCCAGCCCCCTGATGTGGGGAATATAGACGCGGCCCGGGGCCTTCTGACTTTATGGGACCCGTGGGTGATCCTGTTCCTGCAGTCAATATGGCTTGCCGCGTTCTTCTACACCGGTAAAAGCCGCGTTACCGCAAGCCGTCTTTCGTTTTACGTAAGAATGGATTGCGTTTAG
- a CDS encoding phosphatidylserine decarboxylase, with amino-acid sequence MKTTQHQYIDRDSGEIKTEKLFGDAAVRYLYANARENAPALFRALTSSWSSSVLGYLNFDMPFGHRLFGGKSFLDEGEIDLSECLEDPETFTTYRKLFERKIRYWETRPMPDDPYAIVAPSDARVIIGSFRENSYIYLKGKYFEMEDLVGYDKTHWLEKMVDGDFAIFRLTPEKYHYNHVPVSGRVVDIYEIDGGYHSCNPGAVVAEVTPYSKNKRVVTVIDTDVEGGANAGHVIMIEVVALMIGEIKQVYSESQYENPQDIKPGMFLRKGMPKSLFRPGSSTVVLLFEHSRTVFAEDIVHNMRLPGVESRFSKGFDQPLIETDLRARSLIATAWPEYLKRGGHA; translated from the coding sequence ATGAAAACCACGCAACATCAGTACATAGACCGCGACAGTGGCGAGATAAAAACGGAGAAACTGTTCGGTGACGCCGCCGTGCGGTATCTTTACGCCAACGCCCGGGAAAACGCCCCGGCGCTGTTCCGGGCGCTCACCAGTTCCTGGAGTTCCTCGGTACTGGGGTATCTCAATTTCGACATGCCTTTCGGCCACAGGCTTTTCGGCGGCAAATCGTTTCTGGATGAGGGGGAGATAGACCTTTCGGAATGCCTGGAAGACCCGGAGACCTTCACCACTTACAGAAAGCTTTTCGAACGCAAAATACGCTACTGGGAAACCCGCCCCATGCCTGACGACCCTTACGCCATAGTCGCCCCTTCGGACGCGCGGGTGATAATCGGCTCGTTCAGGGAGAACTCTTATATCTACCTGAAAGGCAAATATTTCGAGATGGAAGATCTGGTGGGGTATGACAAAACCCATTGGCTTGAAAAGATGGTGGACGGGGATTTCGCCATCTTCCGCCTGACTCCGGAAAAGTATCACTACAACCATGTGCCGGTATCCGGAAGGGTAGTGGACATCTACGAGATAGACGGCGGCTACCATTCGTGCAATCCCGGAGCAGTGGTGGCCGAGGTTACGCCGTACTCGAAAAACAAGCGGGTGGTGACCGTGATAGATACCGACGTGGAGGGAGGCGCCAACGCCGGGCACGTGATAATGATAGAAGTGGTGGCGCTGATGATAGGCGAGATCAAACAGGTTTACAGCGAGAGCCAATACGAAAACCCGCAGGATATCAAGCCGGGCATGTTCCTTCGAAAAGGGATGCCCAAAAGCCTTTTCAGGCCTGGCTCTAGCACGGTAGTGCTCCTTTTCGAGCATAGCCGGACGGTGTTCGCGGAAGACATAGTCCACAACATGCGCCTGCCGGGCGTGGAGAGCCGGTTCTCCAAGGGTTTTGACCAGCCCCTTATAGAAACCGACCTTAGGGCCCGTTCCCTTATCGCCACAGCCTGGCCCGAATACCTCAAACGGGGAGGGCACGCATGA